CGTGAACCCGGATCACGTCGGCACCCCGATCGGCCGCGATCGCACTCGCCGCGACCGTCGCCTCGCGGCGCTCACCGGCCTCGCGGCCGATGTGGCTGTACATCGATTTGTGCGAGTGACCGACGAGGACGGGACAGCCGAGCGCACGGAACTCGTCGATTCGGCCGAGCAGTTCGAAGTTCTCGCGGGCCGACTTGCCGAAGCCGATGCCGGGGTCGACGACGATCCGATCGCGATCGATCCCCGCCTTCTCCGCGAGCAGGATCCGTTCGGAAAGCTGGTCGATCACGTCCTCGACGACGTCGTCGTAGGCGACCTCCCGGTCCGGGACCACCGGCGCGTCGATGCTGTGCATCAGGACCAGTCCCGCATCGTGGTCGGCGACGACGAATCGCATCTCGGGATCCTCGAGCCCCGAGACGTCGTTGACGACGTCCGCGCCGGCCTCGAGCGCCGCCTCGGCGACCGCGGCCTTGCGCGTGTCGATCGAAATCGTCGCGTCGAGATCGGAAATCCGCTCGACGACCGGGACGACCCGATCGATCTCGTCCTCGACCGGGACGGGGTCCGCGCCGGGGCGGGTCGACTCCCCGCCGACGTCGATTACGGTCGCGCCGGCGTCGACCATCGCCTCGGCGCGGGCGACCGCGTCCTCGAGCGCGTCGTACTCCCCGCCGTCGTGGAAGCTGTCGGGCGTGACGTTCAGGATGCCCATCACCGCCGTCCGATCGTGCCACGGGTATCTGGAGTCGCCGTCGGCCCCGACGGTGCCGCGATCGGCGTCCGTCTCGGTGGAGGCGCCACCGGCGTCGATCGCCAGCGTCTCGCGCAACTCGCGACCGATCTCGGCGAGTCCGTGCGGTTCGTCCGCGAGTGTCTCGGTGAGGCGCTCGAACTGGTCGAGCGTCCCCATCAGGACGGCATCGACGCGCTCGTCGTCGCGTTGCAGGCCGGAGATCGCACACTCGCCGCCGAGACGCAGCAGTTTCCCCTTCAGGTGGTTCGCCCGTCTGGACTGCAGACTCGTCTTGACGACGCGGTGGACGGCGTCCCCGCGCAGACGGGTCACTCCGGCGTCGGTGACGTCCGCCCCCTCGAGCGCGGCCGTCGCGTCGTCGAGGTCGCGGATGCGCTTCGGGATGCCCGTCCCAGTCCAGCGCGTTCGGGCGTCGGCGACGGCGAACAGCGAACCGGTGACCAGCACGCAGTCGTCCGGATCGCTCTCCGCGAGCGCCACCGTGAGGGCGTCCTGCACGGCTGGCTCCGTCGTCACGGACTCGACGCCGGCCCGTTCGAACACTTCGGCGAGGACGTCCCGGTCTTC
The nucleotide sequence above comes from Halosolutus halophilus. Encoded proteins:
- the folP gene encoding dihydropteroate synthase yields the protein MEYYEAADFLFGLRRFRPKPGTESTAQLLAHLDGPHESIDCVQIAGSNGKGSTARMVERTLREAGLSVGLYTSPHLEDLRERVRVDGRKIPRSAVAEYVGAVRGYVTDRGADGESPTFFETMTAMALWHFGQQDVDVAVLEVGIGGKYDATSVVDPVASAVTSVTLEHTGIIGDTEEAIARDKAHVAPGDAPLVTGVTGDPLDAIREVAGDVVTVGTESAADVRVEYDGLRNHTEAAVSIDADEWALETRIPLPGSHQAENAGIAAVLARQVADVSLADLECGLRSAHWPGRFEVIDTDPLVVLDGAHNPGACEQLAETLGGYEYDDLSLVFGAMHDKDHGEMAAALPTPDRAIATEPPLSRAEDRDVLAEVFERAGVESVTTEPAVQDALTVALAESDPDDCVLVTGSLFAVADARTRWTGTGIPKRIRDLDDATAALEGADVTDAGVTRLRGDAVHRVVKTSLQSRRANHLKGKLLRLGGECAISGLQRDDERVDAVLMGTLDQFERLTETLADEPHGLAEIGRELRETLAIDAGGASTETDADRGTVGADGDSRYPWHDRTAVMGILNVTPDSFHDGGEYDALEDAVARAEAMVDAGATVIDVGGESTRPGADPVPVEDEIDRVVPVVERISDLDATISIDTRKAAVAEAALEAGADVVNDVSGLEDPEMRFVVADHDAGLVLMHSIDAPVVPDREVAYDDVVEDVIDQLSERILLAEKAGIDRDRIVVDPGIGFGKSARENFELLGRIDEFRALGCPVLVGHSHKSMYSHIGREAGERREATVAASAIAADRGADVIRVHDVPENVAAVRTALAARDPDRFEWT